A region of Dermochelys coriacea isolate rDerCor1 chromosome 1, rDerCor1.pri.v4, whole genome shotgun sequence DNA encodes the following proteins:
- the POLR1D gene encoding protein POLR1D: MEEDMELERKAVEELLKEAKRGKTRAETMGAMGWMKCPLAGTNKRFLINTIKNTLPSQKEQVQEHEQEEEEDSKPPEPSESRKEEKPKKHRTYPYTPSFRPEEESAILLLGTGTGAGTQRISTKSDQANREG, encoded by the exons AAAGGCAGTAGAAGAGCTTCTTAAAGAGGCAAAACGTGGGAAAACCAGAGCTGAAACAATGGGAGCTATGGGTTG GATGAAGTGCCCTCTTGCAGGTACAAATAAAAGATTTCTTATTAATACTATTAAGAACACGTTACCCTCCCAAAAAGAGCAAGTCCAAGAACAtgaacaggaggaggaggaggacagtaaACCACCTGAGCCAAGTGAgagcaggaaagaagaaaaaccaAAGAAACATAGAACTTATCCCTACACACCCAGCTTCAGGCCAGAAGAAGAGTCAGCTATTCTCCTCCTAGGTACCGGCACAGGAGCCGGCACACAAAGGATAAGTACGAAAAGTGACCAAGCAAACAGAGAAG GATAG